In Elaeis guineensis isolate ETL-2024a chromosome 1, EG11, whole genome shotgun sequence, a genomic segment contains:
- the LOC105038428 gene encoding NAC domain-containing protein 48 isoform X2 → MALYGEKEWYFFSPRDRKYPNGSRPNRAAGSGYWKATGADKPIGSPKTVAIKKALVFYAGKASKGLKTNWIMHEYRLADVDRSVRKKNSLRLDDWVLCRIYNKKGVVEKHTGPDRYSSDSRNLGPAPGSPEQKPVIVPHVPPLVFSAPASAPAPSMDQFYFDATESLPRLHPDSSCSEHVLSPEFTCEREVQSRPSWGGWEKALGVGINNEVATGVLPPLSSPGGARDPLQDMFMYLQKPF, encoded by the exons ATGGCGTTGTACGGGGAGAAGGAGTGGTACTTCTTTTCGCCGAGGGATCGGAAGTACCCGAACGGTTCGAGGCCGAACCGGGCGGCTGGGTCGGGGTACTGGAAGGCGACCGGGGCCGATAAGCCGATCGGTTCGCCCAAGACGGTGGCGATCAAGAAGGCGCTGGTGTTCTACGCCGGCAAAGCGTCCAAGGGGTTGAAGACCAACTGGATCATGCACGAGTACCGGCTCGCAGACGTCGACCGGTCCGTCCGCAAGAAGAACAGCCTGCGT TTGGATGACTGGGTACTGTGCCGGATCTACAACAAGAAAGGGGTGGTCGAGAAGCATACCGGCCCAGATCGGTACTCGTCCGATTCGAGGAACCTCGGGCCGGCCCCCGGCTCGCCCGAGCAAAAGCCGGTGATCGTCCCGCACGTGCCGCCTCTGGTTTTCTCGGCGCCGGCGTCGGCGCCGGCGCCCTCGATGGACCAGTTCTACTTCGACGCGACGGAGTCCCTGCCGAGGTTGCACCCGGACTCCAGCTGCTCCGAGCACGTGCTGTCGCCGGAGTTCACGTGCGAGCGGGAGGTCCAGAGCCGGCCGAGCTGGGGAGGGTGGGAGAAAGCCCTCGGAGTTGGCATTAACAACGAGGTTGCCACCGGCGTGCTCCCGCCGCTCTCGTCCCCTGGCGGTGCCCGGGACCCACTCCAAGACATGTTCATGTACCTCCAGAAGCCCTTCTAG
- the LOC105038428 gene encoding NAC domain-containing protein 48 isoform X1, with protein MSVGDLQLPPGFRFHPTDEELVMHYLCRKCTGQPISVPVIAEIDLYKFDPWQLPGMALYGEKEWYFFSPRDRKYPNGSRPNRAAGSGYWKATGADKPIGSPKTVAIKKALVFYAGKASKGLKTNWIMHEYRLADVDRSVRKKNSLRLDDWVLCRIYNKKGVVEKHTGPDRYSSDSRNLGPAPGSPEQKPVIVPHVPPLVFSAPASAPAPSMDQFYFDATESLPRLHPDSSCSEHVLSPEFTCEREVQSRPSWGGWEKALGVGINNEVATGVLPPLSSPGGARDPLQDMFMYLQKPF; from the exons ATGAGCGTCGGAGATTTGCAGCTGCCCCCAGGGTTCCGATTCCATCCGACGGACGAAGAGCTTGTGATGCACTACCTCTGCCGGAAGTGCACCGGGCAGCCGATTTCCGTGCCCGTCATCGCCGAGATCGATCTCTACAAGTTCGATCCGTGGCAACTCCCAG GGATGGCGTTGTACGGGGAGAAGGAGTGGTACTTCTTTTCGCCGAGGGATCGGAAGTACCCGAACGGTTCGAGGCCGAACCGGGCGGCTGGGTCGGGGTACTGGAAGGCGACCGGGGCCGATAAGCCGATCGGTTCGCCCAAGACGGTGGCGATCAAGAAGGCGCTGGTGTTCTACGCCGGCAAAGCGTCCAAGGGGTTGAAGACCAACTGGATCATGCACGAGTACCGGCTCGCAGACGTCGACCGGTCCGTCCGCAAGAAGAACAGCCTGCGT TTGGATGACTGGGTACTGTGCCGGATCTACAACAAGAAAGGGGTGGTCGAGAAGCATACCGGCCCAGATCGGTACTCGTCCGATTCGAGGAACCTCGGGCCGGCCCCCGGCTCGCCCGAGCAAAAGCCGGTGATCGTCCCGCACGTGCCGCCTCTGGTTTTCTCGGCGCCGGCGTCGGCGCCGGCGCCCTCGATGGACCAGTTCTACTTCGACGCGACGGAGTCCCTGCCGAGGTTGCACCCGGACTCCAGCTGCTCCGAGCACGTGCTGTCGCCGGAGTTCACGTGCGAGCGGGAGGTCCAGAGCCGGCCGAGCTGGGGAGGGTGGGAGAAAGCCCTCGGAGTTGGCATTAACAACGAGGTTGCCACCGGCGTGCTCCCGCCGCTCTCGTCCCCTGGCGGTGCCCGGGACCCACTCCAAGACATGTTCATGTACCTCCAGAAGCCCTTCTAG